In the genome of Candidatus Methylomirabilota bacterium, one region contains:
- a CDS encoding LLM class flavin-dependent oxidoreductase translates to MDFGIFIEEARRGSGEAEWFRETFDLVDASEAWGLDGVWLGEIHFNPSRSVLSSPIALASFIAARTRRVRVGTAIQVLPLSNPLRIAEDVATVDQLSEGRFDFGIGRSGSPRAYDALGIPYAESQERFVEALQIIREAWKGRPFSYQGKFYRFENVTVGPRPYQLPHPPMRMAANSVETFPFVGRAGLPLFVGLRDVDIPELRGHLGAYRAAWREAGHAGDGDVCLRIPVYAAPTEKEAFEEPHENITYFFRRHAELTRSGIGRGDTGPADRRRARLEKLTHLTYEDILETRVAFGTAAGLIDRLKRVREELGLSGIVAELNPGGLLSVEQMRRTLRILTHEVMPALK, encoded by the coding sequence ATGGACTTCGGGATCTTCATCGAGGAGGCGCGGCGGGGGAGCGGCGAGGCCGAGTGGTTCCGCGAGACGTTCGACCTCGTGGACGCGTCGGAGGCCTGGGGTCTCGACGGCGTGTGGCTCGGCGAGATCCACTTCAACCCGTCGCGCTCGGTGCTCTCGTCGCCGATCGCGCTGGCGAGCTTCATCGCCGCCCGCACGCGGCGTGTCCGCGTCGGCACGGCGATCCAGGTCCTTCCGCTGAGCAACCCGCTGCGGATCGCCGAGGACGTCGCGACCGTGGACCAGTTGAGCGAGGGGCGCTTCGACTTCGGGATCGGTCGCAGCGGCTCCCCGCGCGCGTACGACGCGCTCGGCATTCCCTACGCCGAGAGCCAGGAGCGCTTCGTCGAAGCCCTCCAGATCATTCGGGAGGCGTGGAAGGGCCGGCCGTTCAGCTATCAGGGGAAGTTCTACCGGTTCGAGAACGTCACGGTCGGGCCCCGGCCGTATCAGCTCCCCCATCCGCCCATGCGGATGGCCGCCAACTCGGTGGAGACGTTCCCTTTCGTCGGCCGCGCCGGATTGCCGCTCTTCGTCGGGCTCCGCGACGTGGACATCCCGGAGCTCCGGGGCCACCTCGGGGCGTACCGCGCGGCCTGGCGGGAGGCCGGGCACGCCGGCGACGGCGACGTCTGCCTCCGCATCCCCGTCTACGCCGCGCCCACGGAGAAGGAGGCCTTCGAGGAGCCCCACGAGAACATCACGTATTTCTTCCGCCGCCACGCCGAGCTGACCCGATCGGGCATCGGGCGCGGTGACACCGGACCCGCCGATCGGCGGCGGGCGCGGCTCGAGAAGCTCACCCACCTGACGTACGAGGACATCCTCGAGACTCGTGTCGCGTTCGGCACGGCCGCGGGCTTGATCGATCGCCTCAAACGGGTGAGGGAAGAGCTCGGGCTCAGCGGCATCGTGGCCGAGCTGAACCCGGGCGGCCTCCTCTCGGTGGAGCAGATGCGGCGGACCCTGCGTATCCTGACCCACGAGGTGATGCCGGCCCTCAAGTGA